A single genomic interval of Helianthus annuus cultivar XRQ/B chromosome 13, HanXRQr2.0-SUNRISE, whole genome shotgun sequence harbors:
- the LOC110901007 gene encoding CASP-like protein 4D1: MVCNNYKLGGDKTTWKDLKTYRYVFATAVIGAVYALIQIPFAFYYACNGKRLIRHSCLPEFDFYADKLISYILATGAGAGFAASMELKDVVDGLVALLSFILAAAKSDIDLGFDIDQFKSRVDKFLDHGIIATILLTLGFVCMAIISILSSLNRSHGRNYFG, encoded by the exons ATGGTTTGCAACAATTACAAGCTTGGAGGTGATAAGACCACTTGGAAGGATCTAAAGACTTACAG GTATGTTTTCGCAACGGCTGTCATTGGTGCTGTCTACGCGTTGATTCAAATTCCTTTCGCTTTTTACTACGCGTGCAATGGAAAGAGACTGATTCGCCATTCGTGCCTCCCTGAATTTGACTTCTATGCTGATAAG TTGATCAGCTACATATTGGCAACCGGGGCGGGTGCAGGCTTTGCTGCATCAATGGAGTTGAAGGACGTTGTGGATGGTTTGGTGGCTCTGCTATCTTTTATATTAGCTGCAGCGAAATCAGATATCGACCTGGGGTTTGATATTGATCAATTCAAGTCAAGAGTAGATAAGTTTCTCGATCACGGTATCATTGCTACGATTCTCCTAACTCTTGGTTTTGTTTGCATGGCGATCATCTCAATTCTCTCATCTCTCAATCGATCCCATGGAAGGAACTACTTTGGCTAG